TCGACGTGCCCGACTTTGATACCTTCTGGGAAAAAGGCATCAACGAGTTCGAAATCACCGACGAGGCCAAGAGCTTTGTTCGCTATGCCGACTTCCGCGAAGACCCGCTCCTTGAACCGCTCGGCACGCCGACCGGTCTCATCGAGATCTATTCGCGCAACATCGAGAAAATGGCCTATGACGATTGCCCGGCCCATCCGACTTGGATGGAACCGATTGAACGTCTCGACGGTCCGGATACCAAATATCCGCTACATGTGGACACCAAACATCCGGAAAAACGACTGCACAGCCAGCTCTGCGGCACGATCCTGCGCAAGGACTACGCCGTTGCCGATCGCGAGCCTTGCCTGATCAACACCAAGGACGCAGAAAGCCGCGGCATCGCAAGTGGCGACGTGGTCCGCATCTTCAACGACCGTGGTCAGGTCCTCGCCGGTGCCGTTGTCACAGACGACATCCGTCCGGGCGTCCTCAGACTGTCGGAAGGTGGCTGGTATGATCCAGTCGAGCCGGGCAAGGTCGGTGGTCTTGACGCCTACGGCGACGCCAACTGCCTGACCGTCGACGTCGGAACCTCCAAACTGGCACAGGGCAACTGTGGCCACACAGCAGTCGCCGACGTTGAGAAATTCACCGGCGAACTGCCTCCGGTGACCGTCTTCTCGACGCCGAAAAACGGCTGATGATCAAAAGAGACAAACTGAGGAGCGGGCCACGGCCCGTTCTTCCCACGATTTAGAAAAGGGGAGGAGTGATTGCAATGGCCTGGGCGGATCCCTTTGGACGACAGATCGATTATGTGCGGCTCTCGGTGACAGACAAATGCAATCTGCGCTGTTTCTACTGCATGCCGGAGCGCCATCGCTCCTTCATCACGCCAAGTCATTATCTCACCTTTGATGAAATCGAACGCGTCGTCGCCGCCTTCTCCGATCTCGGTGTCTCCCGCATTCGCCTGACCGGTGGAGAGCCGCTGGTTCGAAAAGGCCTGCCCGACCTCATCACCCGCCTCACGGCCATTCCCGGCATCCGGGATCTCTCCATGAGCACCAATGCCATGCTGCTCGGCAAACTGGCCGAGACGATCTACAAGGCCGGTGTATCGCGGCTCAACGTCAGCCTCGACACCCTGAAGCAAAGCCGCTTCAGCGAGATCAGCCGCGGCGGCAAATTGGAAGACGTGCTCTCAGGACTCGCCAGCGCCCGACAGGCCGGCTTCGAGCCCATCAAGATCAACATGCTGGTGATGAAGGGCATCAATGACGACGAAGCCGTCGATCTCGCCAGCTTCTGCATTGCCAACGGCTTTGCGTTGCGCTTCATCGAAACCATGCCCATGGGCGCAAGCGGTCAGGAAGCCTATGGCCACTATCTCGACCTCTCGGTCATCCGTGACCAACTCGCCGAACGCTTCGACCTAGTCCCCAGCGTCATGGCCGGGGGCGGTCCAGCCCGCTATTTCCGCGTCAACGGCACCGAGACCCACATCGGCTTCATCACGCCCCTCTCCCAGCATTTCTGCGCCACCTGCAACCGGGTGCGCATGTCGGCAGACGGCACGCTCCATCTCTGCCTCGGCAACAGCCACAACATGGCCCTGCGCCCACACCTGCGCGATGGCATCTCTGACAGTGGCCTGCGTGACCTTCTCATCGAGGCGCTTGCCATGAAACCATGGCAGCACAATTTCGAGGACCAGCCCAACCATATGGCCCGCTCCATGGCGACAACCGGCGGCTAACACGACAGCTCCTCGAAAGGTCTTCTTGCCGCTCCCGCTCGCACCCTGATAAGTTGTGCCGAACACAAAGAGACAATTCGGGAAGGTCAGACGGTCATGAAGAAACCAGGGTCAGTGCAGTCTTTGGAGACACTTGGGCGGGTGCGCCTGTCAAAGTCCTTTTTCATGCGCGACATGCTCTATTCGGAAATCGCCAATTTCCATGGCATTCCGAACATTCCGGACGATCCCGACCTTGCCATTCACACCGCAACCCAGCTGTGCAAAAGCCTGCTCGAACCCTTGCAGGAGCGCTTCGGGCGCATCAGCATCCGCTCGGCCTACCGCGCCCCTGCGGTCAACCAGCTCGGCAACGAAAAGAACTACAGTTGCGCCAGCAACGAGGCCAACTATGCCGGACACATCTTTGATTATCGAGACGCTGATGGGCTTTGCGGCGCGACGGCGTCCATCGTAGTCAACAGTTTCATCGACTATTTCGAAGAGACCCACCATTGGCAGGCAATGGCATGGTGGATCCATGACAATCTGCCGCCAACCGATCTCTATTTCTTCCCCAAGCTCGCAGCCTTCAACATCTCATGGCACGAAAAACCGGGGCGGACGATCAAGAGCTACACCAAACCTTTGGGCACTCTGACCAAACCGGGCATGGACAATTTCGAGGGCTCCCACGCGGCTGAATATGAAGCCTTTCTGGCAACCCTCTGACGACAGGATCGCGCTTCAAACAGAAACCTCGGCACGCATCCCGTGCCGGGGTTTCTCTTGTCGCGAACAGGCATAAAAGAGCCCGATCAGGCCTTGCCCTTCCATGGCACCAGTATCCGCTCGGCAATCCGCATGGCAATGTCGATGCCATAGCCGATGATACCGATCAGGAAGATACCCATCATCACGATGTCGGTGAGCTGGAACTTGGACGCGGCAATGATCATCATCCCCGCCCCCTTCTGGGCAGCAACGAGTTCGGCGGCAACCACCGTGCCCCAACAAACCCCCATGGCGACCCGTGCCCCGGTGAAGATCTCGGGCAGCGAGTTGGGCACGATGACATACCACAGCACCTGCCGCTTGTTCGCCCCCAGCGAGTAGGCCGCATGCACCTTGGTGATATTGACCCCGGACACCCCGGCCCGCGCGGCAATGGTCATGATCCAGAGGGCAGCAAGGAACAGAAGTACCACCTTGCCCGTCTCCCAGATCCCGAACCAGATGATGACAAGCGGGATCAGCGCCAATGGTGGCACCGGTCGCATGAATTCGACAATCGGATCGAACCAGCCCCGCACCCAATTGG
The sequence above is drawn from the uncultured Cohaesibacter sp. genome and encodes:
- the moaA gene encoding GTP 3',8-cyclase MoaA, which encodes MAWADPFGRQIDYVRLSVTDKCNLRCFYCMPERHRSFITPSHYLTFDEIERVVAAFSDLGVSRIRLTGGEPLVRKGLPDLITRLTAIPGIRDLSMSTNAMLLGKLAETIYKAGVSRLNVSLDTLKQSRFSEISRGGKLEDVLSGLASARQAGFEPIKINMLVMKGINDDEAVDLASFCIANGFALRFIETMPMGASGQEAYGHYLDLSVIRDQLAERFDLVPSVMAGGGPARYFRVNGTETHIGFITPLSQHFCATCNRVRMSADGTLHLCLGNSHNMALRPHLRDGISDSGLRDLLIEALAMKPWQHNFEDQPNHMARSMATTGG
- a CDS encoding peptidase M15, translated to MKKPGSVQSLETLGRVRLSKSFFMRDMLYSEIANFHGIPNIPDDPDLAIHTATQLCKSLLEPLQERFGRISIRSAYRAPAVNQLGNEKNYSCASNEANYAGHIFDYRDADGLCGATASIVVNSFIDYFEETHHWQAMAWWIHDNLPPTDLYFFPKLAAFNISWHEKPGRTIKSYTKPLGTLTKPGMDNFEGSHAAEYEAFLATL